CCTCTCTGGCCAGGAGGCCACGCCCCTTCCCCAGGCCACACTTTCCCCCTCGCCCGCCGCCTCGGCGGTGCCGTCGCGACCCGCCCCCTGCCGAGTGCGCCGTCCGCATTGGCCTCGCTTCTGCCCCGACCCCGCCCCCGGAGCCGGCTTCTCCTCGTCATTGGCGGACCCCCACTTCGGGCCCCGCCCCCTGTCCCGCAGCCTGGCTCCCATTGTCTCCGCAGATGCCGCCTGGTCCAGCTACCGTGCTAGGATTGTTCGTTTTGGGGGGACACGCTCTTATTCTTTTCTTCGAGTCGTCCCGCGGCCCAGAACGGAATTCTAGAGTTGCGTggactcttcttccctccttagGACCCACTTTGCCCCGTCTCCAGGGGGAGAGCAGCTATGTCCGCGCTGCGACCTCTCCTCCTTTTGCTGCTCCCTCTGTGTCCTGGCCCTGGACCGGGGCGTGGGAGTGAGGCAAAGGTCACCCGGAGTTGCGCGGAGACTCGGCAGGTGCTGGGAGCCCGGGGATATAGTTTAAACCTgatcccgccctccctcatctcaggtgagaagaaagaggaaagagtcAGGGTGGGAGGGGCGGGGACGGGTCCTCCGCATCTCACAATAACTCTTCCTTTTCGGTGACCGCTATGATAATTGTTTCGTCTCTCAggcatcttcctcctcctcctcctataaCTTCTTTACCAGGGTCACGATGTCCCCGCTGCTCACATAGGAGCCCTCAGTCAGTCCCCACCCAAGGAATTCCCTTCTCTGTAATTAGCACACCCGTTAGTTGTCTTTCTTAACGGGCAGAAATGCCCTTGCCATTTCTGTGAGCTTTTATAATAACACTTTCTTGTTCACCAAGTAGCCCCACCTCTGCAAACCCCGTTCTTGATCCCATGGATGTCCCATAGGTCCCTGGAGGCGTGGGCTGTGCCGTGTTAGGGAGGGTCACCCGAAGACACTGATCACTAATTTGGCCCTCAAGGCAGCTGTCGAACAGATGATCCCGTGACAAACAGGGGTGAACCTGGGCTGGGTGACGGACAATAAAGGAGGGTTCAGGTGGGGCTGAAGgggcaaacaaaggaaaaagcgACCATGCAGGTAGGAAAGAATTATCAGCCCCCAGAGATAGGTGAGGGGCGTGAAAGGAGGTTCATCGCATCCCTTCTTGCCATCTGCcattcctcctgtctcctctgccaGGTGAGCACCTGCAGCTCTGTCCTCAGGAGTACACTTGCTGTTCCAGTGAGACGGAGCAGAAGCTGCTCAGGGATGCTGAGGCCACCTTCCGCAGCCTGGTGGAGGACAGCGGCTCCTTCCTCATCCACACACTGGCTGCCCGGCACAGGAAGTTTCATGGTGAGGACCTTTGGGGTTCCCCAGATGTGCTTCACACCTCTTTTATGCTTACGTTTCCTCTCCCACCTACTGCACTCAGAAGGCAGCCCCCACCCGCCCAGCCCTGCCCATCTCTCTGGGGCCCTGCCCTTCCTCCGTCCCAGTCTACCAGATCTCCGACTTGCTCCATTTCTAATTCTTTTGCCTCTTCTTTCCCTTGTGCCCTCCTGCTCTGCCCTTTCTCTGTTCCCTCATCTCACCCCTCCACCTTTGTTAGAGTTTTTTCGGGAGATGCTGTCTACATCCCAGCATTCCTTGGCCCAGCTCTTCTCGCATTCCTATGGCCGCCTATATTCCCAGCACGCCATCATCTTCAACGGGCTGTTCTCTGGCCTGCGGGACTACTATGAGAAGTCTGGCGAGGGCTTAGATGACACCTTGGCAGATTTCTGGGCGCAGCTTCTGGAGAGGGCCTTCCCTTTGCTGCACCCCCAGTACAGCTTCCCTCCTGACTTCCTGCTCTGCCTTACTCGGCTCACTTCAACTGCTGATGGCTCCCTGCAGCCCTTCGGGGACTCGCCCCGTCGCCTCCGCCTACAGGTGAGGGGGTCCTGCGACCTGAGCTTCAGCAACCTCTGACCTGTGACCCGTCATCTCCAAGACAGTCACCTCCTTTTGTGCCCATGTCACCCCTCACCTCATGTCCTGCATGTCAGCCTTCTCTCACTTGGTGACCCCCATCTCGTCACCTACGCCTGACCAGTCCCTCTTGGTCTCCTTACCTAAGGATTTGCCCACCTTCATTCTCTGCCCAACTTTTATATAAGCTCTTGGCCCTCCGCCCCCAGCTTTCTGCCCACACCTCCCTAATCCTGACCCAGAGGCCTCCTAGGGTTCAACTAAACAAGAATTGGGCAGTCCACAGTTGGGGATCGTTTTTGCTTACAGTAACATATTGAATTGTCACCATGACTATTTGAGGTAAATCAAAGTGTCCTCATTTTATAGAGGAGAAACCGGGCCTCCCAAGCCAGTCTCATATCCAATAAGTCGTGGTACTGAGCCTCACACTCGGTCCTCTAACTTTAACTTCAGTGTTCTGACACACAGTCTGTAGTCCGTGCACAACACAAACCCACCAGCTCCTTCTGAACGCCTGGTCCTTCCAGACTATCCTTCCTTTTGGGCCCACTGAACCTCCCTCTCTGTATCACCCAACAGGGTAACCACACCAAGCTCGCCCCACAAACCAGCTCCTACTGTCCCAGCTCCAGTCTTAACTAACTCATAATaatttctgtgttgttgttttctctcacCTTCTTTCCCCCAGATAACCCGGGCACTGGTGGCAGCCCGGGCCTTGGTCCAGGGTCTGGAGACGGGAAGAAATGTGGTCAGTGAAGCACTTAAGGTTAGCGGGGCCGTGGATACGGACAGAGCCCAGGGAGTGAAGAAGACAGGGGCCGGCTGGCCCTAGAGGCCTGGAGCTGTCTCTTGTCTGCTCCTGAGCCCTGGTGTCCAGAGTCAGGCCTCCACTGGGTGTCTGCCATGGTCTCCCCTGACTTCTGGTCCTCCCTTTGGTGACACACGTGCTTTCTGCCCATCTTGGAGGGCTTGTTCATTTCCACAGCAGTTCCAGACTGCAGTGagcccctcttccctctgctgaAGGCCTCTCTCTATCACTGGTCCTGTCCCCAACctcacctcctgcctccttcctctctcctcagtCATCTTGGGGCCCTGACTCTTTTCTTAACGCCTCCTCCCCAGTAACACCCTAGTCAGACCCCTCTGGTGAAGCTGAACGGCAAGCTTGCCTCTAGGTACCCCCTTCTCAGCCCTGTAGCAGTCCTGTGCTATCGCTGGGTGCCGCATGGGGTCACCAGGCACAGTTGCTCACATCCAGCTTCCAACAGCTAGCCTGGGGAGGTGGGTCAGGATCTTTGACCTTTGTATGCCCAGCACCAGGCTTGCTTAGAGCAGCCTCGGTGTCCGTGGGTGCCCAGAGCCGTTCTCTACCCCCAGGTGCCCGTGGTGGAAGGCTGCAGGCAGGCCCTGATGCGTCTGATCGGATGCCCACTCTGCCGGGGAGTCCCCTCGCTTCTGCCCTGCCGGGGCTTCTGCCTCAATGTGGCCCATGGCTGCCTCAGCAGCAGGGGACTGGAGCCCGAGTGGGGCGGATATCTGGGTGAGGGGGCTCAAGAAAGCCCTAGAAGAGGGCCCTGCGTAAGGGGGGGGGAGGCACTGTAAGGAGAGGGGGCCTAAAACCAAACCGGGCAGGACAGcggagagggagggggcttttCTCATGCAGCTACACAGGCTGCTTACAAGCAAGCAAATCGCTCTTTCCTTTTAAAGGCCCCAGGGAGATTTGTGGGAGCATCTTAGTTCAGCGCTGTCCCCCTACggtctcctttctctttctccctttccctcaaGATGGTCTCCTGCTGCTGGCTGAGAAACTCCAGGGACCCTTTTCCTTTGAGCTGGCTGCTGAGTCCATTGGGGTGAAGATCTCGGAAGGTCTGATGCACCTGCAGGAGAACAGTGGAAAGGTGTCAGCCAAGGTAGAGAGAGGGAAGTGCTGAAGGGAGGCCGGTGTGGGTGGCAGAAACAATAGGGCAGAGGTGGCGCCCGGTGTGGTTTGCCTCGGGGGACTGTTGAGGCTTCTCCTGTGCACAGGTGTTCCAGGAGTGCGGGACCCCCCATCCGGTGCAGTCCCGTAGCCGGCGAGCCCCGGCGCCCAGAGAAGAGGAGAGCCGGTCGTGGAGGGCGGCGGCGGAGGAGGAGCGGCCCACGACGGCGGCGGGCACTAATTTGCACCGTCTGGTGCGCAGAGGGGCCGCTGCGGGAGCTGGCGGGGGCGGGCGGGCGCGGGTGGGTCCCGGTTCCCAGCGGCGCTGTCTTCCGTCCGGCAGGTGTGGGAGCTCCGCGAGAGGCTGGGCCGAGTGCGGGGCTTCTGGGCCGGGCTGCCCGTGACGGTGTGCGCGGACGCCCGCATGGCGGCCGACCTCTCGCAGGAGGCGGCGCCCTGCTGGACCGGCGTGGGGAGAGGCCGGTGAGTGGCGGGGCTCCGGCGGGCCGCGGGGATCTCGGGCGGAGCGGGGCGCCGCAGGATCTTCCGACGTGCCGCTGTGCTCCCAGGTATCTGTCGCCCGTGGTCGTGGGCGCCCTGAACGAGCAGCTCCGCAACCCGGAGTTAGAGCCCTCGGGTCCAGACGTCCCgacgcggcggcggcggctacATCTCCGAGCGGCTACGGCGCGGATGAAGGCGGCTGCGCTGGGTCAGGACCTTGACATGCATGATGAGGGTGAGGCCCCGGAGACCCACCCTGCGCGGGCCCCTTGACCTGCCAGTGCGTCTCAGGTCCCGCCCActgccctctttctcctctcgACACCCCTCCCCGCTGCTTCTCCTGTCTCCACGCCTGCCATCTCCCTTTGAGTCCTATTCATTGCCCCGCTAGCTCCCTTTTCACCCCCCATTCCTCCCCTCCTGGCATTCATCAGCTTCGTTCATTCCTATTCACTATCCTTGATTGCAGTGGGAGACACAAACATTCCTCCAGAGCTCACTTAGGAAAGTTGCTGTAAAGAGCAGTACTGGGGACAGGGAAGCTAGCTGTGGTGCCACTGGGCTGCCCCCGCCCCACTCCATATCCCACCCGTGAAATTAGCCAAAAAGAGAAACAAGCGGGTTCaccttgtcttgtcttgtcttggaTACTCTCCCCAcgatcctccccccacccccactttggTTTCCTGTGGCTTCTtgtctgtcctctctccctcttttctgtctttcatctCCATGTCTGCTGTTCAAT
Above is a window of Meriones unguiculatus strain TT.TT164.6M chromosome 15, Bangor_MerUng_6.1, whole genome shotgun sequence DNA encoding:
- the Gpc2 gene encoding glypican-2 encodes the protein MSALRPLLLLLLPLCPGPGPGRGSEAKVTRSCAETRQVLGARGYSLNLIPPSLISGEHLQLCPQEYTCCSSETEQKLLRDAEATFRSLVEDSGSFLIHTLAARHRKFHEFFREMLSTSQHSLAQLFSHSYGRLYSQHAIIFNGLFSGLRDYYEKSGEGLDDTLADFWAQLLERAFPLLHPQYSFPPDFLLCLTRLTSTADGSLQPFGDSPRRLRLQITRALVAARALVQGLETGRNVVSEALKVPVVEGCRQALMRLIGCPLCRGVPSLLPCRGFCLNVAHGCLSSRGLEPEWGGYLDGLLLLAEKLQGPFSFELAAESIGVKISEGLMHLQENSGKVSAKVFQECGTPHPVQSRSRRAPAPREEESRSWRAAAEEERPTTAAGTNLHRLVWELRERLGRVRGFWAGLPVTVCADARMAADLSQEAAPCWTGVGRGRYLSPVVVGALNEQLRNPELEPSGPDVPTRRRRLHLRAATARMKAAALGQDLDMHDEDEDASGSGGGQQYADDWKAGSAPAVPPARPPRPPRPPRRDGLGVRGGSGSARYNQGRSRNLGSSLGLHVPFTVILFPSALTLLGLR